From one Candidatus Fusobacterium pullicola genomic stretch:
- a CDS encoding DUF1738 domain-containing protein — MKKTAFDIVIEERKKLVNRIIENMEKGYFFTKNGWSNLAVLPQNPVSDLHYKGGNRFKLMLEAIDNNYQDPRWLTFKQAQENNWKIKKGAKGILCEKWIFTKKVKEKDEDGLEKEVEKTLSKPIVNYFIVFNAEQIEGIPPYSKTVFTKDDILKTVDNFIKSSEVKIREIAQPEAYYSPSKDEIVLPIRKAFKSEEAFMRTTLHEMCHSTGHESRLNRDQTGHFGTPSYAKEELVAELGSLFTETSLGFKIEGEHFNDHSNYLKSWIEALKNDYNELFRACSEAEKASSYLLERYNEYEKNKEKSNEKTNSKKIIKRKSKDKEDDFEL; from the coding sequence ATGAAAAAAACAGCTTTTGATATAGTTATAGAAGAAAGAAAAAAACTGGTTAATAGAATTATTGAAAATATGGAAAAAGGATATTTTTTTACAAAAAATGGGTGGAGCAACTTAGCTGTTCTTCCACAAAATCCAGTATCAGATCTACATTATAAAGGAGGAAATAGATTTAAATTAATGCTTGAAGCTATTGATAACAATTATCAAGATCCTCGTTGGTTGACATTTAAACAAGCTCAAGAGAATAATTGGAAAATAAAAAAAGGAGCAAAAGGAATACTATGTGAAAAATGGATTTTTACAAAAAAAGTAAAAGAAAAAGATGAAGATGGTTTAGAAAAAGAGGTAGAAAAAACTTTATCTAAACCAATAGTAAACTATTTTATTGTTTTTAATGCTGAACAAATAGAGGGGATTCCTCCATATTCTAAAACTGTTTTTACTAAAGATGATATATTAAAAACTGTGGATAATTTTATTAAATCTTCAGAAGTTAAAATAAGAGAAATTGCTCAACCAGAAGCTTATTATTCCCCATCAAAAGATGAAATAGTTCTTCCTATTAGAAAAGCTTTTAAATCAGAAGAAGCTTTTATGAGAACAACTTTACATGAAATGTGTCACAGTACAGGGCATGAAAGTAGATTAAATAGAGATCAAACAGGGCATTTTGGAACACCAAGTTATGCTAAAGAAGAGTTAGTAGCAGAATTAGGAAGTCTATTTACTGAAACATCTTTAGGTTTTAAAATTGAAGGAGAACATTTCAACGATCATAGTAATTATTTAAAATCTTGGATTGAAGCATTAAAAAATGACTATAATGAATTATTTAGAGCTTGTTCTGAAGCAGAAAAAGCCTCAAGTTATTTATTAGAAAGATATAATGAATATGAAAAAAATAAAGAAAAATCAAATGAAAAAACAAATTCTAAAAAAATAATTAAAAGAAAATCTAAAGACAAAGAAGATGATTTTGAACTATAA
- a CDS encoding tyrosine-type recombinase/integrase, producing the protein MKIKSTGNKKGQEVRYINSNDIIRLKEYFRDNNKIIILSIFNIGLNTGLRISDILNLKFEDVNKNRAKIEEIKTGKSKVIYFNKVCMQSIKELKEYYKSKKIKCNSFLFKSSFNPNNSISYSAVIQYLRKAKLDLKIEYEIGTHSLRKTWGYAVYKKTKNIGLLMIAFNHSSPKITLRYIGIEEDDIANIMKNTLL; encoded by the coding sequence ATGAAGATTAAAAGTACTGGAAATAAAAAAGGACAAGAAGTTAGATACATTAATTCCAATGATATTATTAGGTTAAAAGAATATTTTAGAGATAATAATAAAATAATTATTTTGTCTATTTTTAATATTGGACTTAATACAGGATTGAGAATATCTGATATACTAAATTTAAAATTTGAAGATGTTAATAAAAATCGAGCTAAGATAGAGGAAATAAAAACAGGTAAAAGTAAAGTTATTTATTTTAATAAGGTGTGTATGCAAAGTATAAAAGAACTAAAAGAATATTATAAAAGTAAGAAAATTAAATGTAATTCTTTCTTATTTAAATCTTCATTTAATCCAAATAATTCTATTTCTTATTCTGCTGTAATTCAATATTTAAGAAAAGCTAAATTAGATTTAAAAATAGAATATGAAATAGGAACTCATAGTTTAAGAAAAACATGGGGATATGCAGTTTATAAAAAGACTAAAAATATAGGACTACTTATGATTGCATTTAATCATAGTAGTCCTAAAATTACATTAAGGTACATTGGAATAGAAGAAGATGATATAGCTAACATTATGAAAAATACATTATTATAA
- a CDS encoding MobA/MobL family protein has protein sequence MAIFNFHMDTSKKSGLAKYNYNSRNGKYSYKEDFLYSASYNLPEFCEGKAEKFWEAGDYYEGVDRTKYRKIEFSLPTELSDEENIELAEKYAKELLGKNYVYSLAIHKKESSKEGINNIHCHIIFSERKLDGKEREENFFFKRPDFGGLEKDRNLQSKKFLYHTRQLWEKIANEKLREKNIELINSKSLYEQKLEELRKKNHLKAEMLDREPVNISGKLYYKWKNKFRLSDDEKKAVDKFKLARIIKEIKEEHYKIKLEKYKNTKQETLNLEMFNLVMEKHIVIEKLEKDKAKIEYMQSNMKNITKNIMNRQAHAERIKEFEELKSQMNYNDRYMKLEEYFKNYNEFEILKKNNIQNKRYMELKEYFISIEIKDIYDENKLLRKQVFINNKYNLAKEKIIRRLYELEEFSDEKLYDYYSNLSTKEKEKYYNTLQSELKVLNEKKSKIDVLVDKAKKEADIKNIRTSIYDMKTNGDYSKIIIEIERLNKDKLNNIEKIEQLEKLQQHIHSKNIDKEANEILKEKRENLKTLRIEQDSINSSIKINKQKVFRWKKLQQFESITTPKLRNEKKSFEITNLKNKLKSILGGTSLRHRGSLKIKKDDDYEKE, from the coding sequence ATGGCTATATTCAATTTTCATATGGATACTAGTAAAAAAAGTGGATTAGCAAAATATAACTATAATTCACGTAATGGTAAATATTCATATAAAGAAGATTTTTTATACTCTGCTAGTTATAATCTTCCTGAATTTTGTGAAGGAAAAGCTGAAAAGTTCTGGGAAGCTGGAGATTATTATGAAGGTGTTGATAGAACAAAATATAGAAAAATTGAATTTTCATTACCAACAGAATTATCAGATGAAGAAAATATTGAACTTGCAGAAAAGTATGCCAAAGAATTATTAGGAAAAAATTATGTTTATTCTTTAGCGATTCATAAAAAAGAGAGTTCAAAAGAAGGAATAAATAATATTCATTGCCATATAATTTTTTCAGAAAGAAAATTAGACGGAAAAGAAAGAGAAGAAAACTTTTTTTTTAAACGTCCAGATTTTGGGGGATTAGAGAAAGATAGAAATTTGCAAAGCAAAAAATTTTTATACCATACTAGACAATTATGGGAGAAAATTGCTAATGAAAAATTAAGAGAAAAAAATATAGAATTAATTAATTCAAAATCTTTATACGAACAAAAGTTAGAAGAATTAAGAAAAAAAAATCATTTAAAAGCTGAAATGCTAGACAGAGAACCTGTAAATATATCTGGAAAACTTTATTATAAATGGAAAAATAAATTTAGATTATCAGATGATGAAAAAAAGGCAGTAGATAAATTTAAATTAGCTAGAATTATAAAGGAAATTAAAGAGGAACATTATAAAATTAAGTTGGAGAAATATAAAAATACTAAACAAGAAACACTTAATTTAGAAATGTTCAATTTAGTCATGGAAAAACATATAGTAATAGAAAAATTAGAGAAAGACAAAGCTAAAATTGAATACATGCAATCTAATATGAAAAATATTACTAAGAATATAATGAATAGACAAGCCCATGCTGAAAGAATAAAAGAATTTGAAGAGCTAAAATCTCAAATGAATTATAATGATAGATATATGAAGTTAGAAGAGTATTTTAAAAATTATAATGAGTTTGAAATTCTTAAAAAGAATAATATTCAAAATAAAAGATATATGGAATTGAAAGAATATTTTATTAGTATAGAAATAAAAGATATTTATGATGAAAATAAATTACTTAGAAAACAAGTATTTATAAATAATAAATATAATCTTGCTAAAGAAAAAATTATCAGAAGATTATATGAACTAGAAGAATTTTCTGATGAAAAATTATATGACTATTATTCTAATTTATCAACTAAAGAAAAAGAAAAATATTATAATACACTTCAAAGTGAATTAAAAGTCTTAAATGAAAAAAAATCAAAAATAGATGTTCTTGTTGATAAAGCTAAGAAAGAAGCTGATATAAAAAATATTAGGACTTCAATTTATGATATGAAAACAAATGGAGATTATTCAAAAATAATTATTGAAATTGAAAGATTAAATAAAGATAAGCTTAATAATATTGAAAAAATAGAACAATTAGAAAAACTTCAACAACATATCCATTCTAAAAATATAGATAAGGAAGCTAATGAAATTTTAAAAGAAAAAAGAGAAAATTTAAAAACTCTTCGTATTGAACAAGATAGTATTAATAGTAGTATAAAAATAAATAAACAAAAAGTATTTAGATGGAAGAAGTTACAACAATTTGAGAGTATAACTACTCCTAAATTAAGGAATGAAAAGAAAAGTTTTGAAATTACTAATTTAAAAAACAAATTAAAATCAATTTTAGGAGGTACTTCTTTAAGACATAGAGGAAGTTTAAAAATAAAAAAAGATGATGACTATGAGAAAGAATAA
- a CDS encoding NYN domain-containing protein, with protein MGEKKNVMIFIDYENLHKTLIKNNQNLIGTLFFEKLKKWCEEKCLRILDIKVYCNFDIDDLYQSHHQSKLQEYGIETYHTSNKGKNYSDLKITTDLLEELYENSNIDGFIIISNDKDMTPLIKIIKRYKEFVYLLTNQNSYDINLRNFPDEIYILEETVFKIEEEKIKNEIKNYKKYEENIVKSLEDYVDNTRVLKNRDLEYIIKSNIPYFKLPNYEILYHYKNAVQNLKLEVYKYKYNEKDLYSVYPTSKKEVYLNNNLFVEGDILTKEKAVEFLEKEIEKSYSIVRN; from the coding sequence ATGGGTGAAAAAAAGAATGTTATGATTTTTATAGATTATGAAAATCTACATAAAACTTTAATAAAAAATAATCAAAATCTAATAGGAACTTTATTTTTTGAAAAATTAAAAAAATGGTGTGAAGAAAAATGTTTAAGAATATTGGATATAAAAGTATATTGTAATTTTGATATTGATGATTTATACCAAAGCCATCATCAATCAAAATTGCAAGAATATGGGATAGAAACTTATCATACATCTAATAAAGGAAAAAATTATTCAGATTTAAAAATAACAACAGATTTATTAGAAGAATTATATGAAAATTCTAATATAGATGGATTTATTATCATTTCAAATGATAAAGATATGACACCTTTGATAAAAATTATAAAAAGATATAAAGAGTTTGTATATTTATTAACTAATCAAAATAGTTATGATATCAATTTAAGAAATTTCCCAGATGAAATATATATATTGGAAGAAACAGTTTTTAAAATAGAGGAAGAAAAAATTAAAAATGAAATAAAAAATTATAAAAAATATGAAGAGAATATTGTAAAAAGTTTGGAAGATTATGTAGATAACACAAGAGTTTTAAAAAATAGAGATTTAGAATATATTATAAAATCAAATATTCCATATTTTAAATTACCTAATTATGAAATTCTATATCATTATAAAAATGCAGTACAAAATTTAAAATTAGAAGTCTATAAATATAAATATAATGAGAAAGATTTATATAGTGTCTATCCAACAAGTAAAAAAGAAGTTTATTTAAATAATAATTTATTTGTAGAAGGAGATATACTTACTAAAGAAAAAGCAGTAGAATTTTTAGAAAAAGAAATAGAAAAATCTTACTCTATAGTTAGAAATTAA
- a CDS encoding replication initiation protein has translation MGRTKKESNECTNIVQYEVKYHNDLNLLNFSKFKEKELDLFFALCYKANEQNTNILEINFDELKKIINYNHVGIARFTEYLESINDKLLTMKLKFKSEKKTTAFVLFNMYSIDHTEKNIVIQVNDSFSYMLNNFIQQYSKMDLIQFSQLNSTYSKNLFRLLKQFSSTGWYEISIEKFREELGVPTTYRMTHVDVRVLKPIKQDLEKYFPDFQIEKIKEGKSIKKLKFSWKVEKERTRSKSKKEVVISEELDNAIKKAMQNRFIKPFLNAKNLQKILNHFQKEKVVIEGLKFAYKNINTEFKNINYLIKTIESSKAEPKLVVSEVEEVKELSSKSESKRKKTNIEPKNKFEDLDEYTKLKVEEIALNDLEKDIPAFNIEVMLEMKEKQKDLYYSTLKKYLSNAIEKIEKGEK, from the coding sequence ATGGGAAGAACTAAAAAAGAAAGCAATGAGTGTACTAATATAGTGCAATACGAAGTTAAGTATCATAATGACCTAAATTTATTAAACTTTAGTAAGTTCAAGGAAAAAGAATTAGATTTATTTTTTGCTCTTTGTTATAAAGCTAATGAACAAAATACCAATATATTAGAAATAAATTTTGATGAATTAAAAAAGATTATAAATTATAATCATGTTGGTATTGCTAGATTTACAGAATATCTTGAGAGTATTAATGATAAATTACTGACTATGAAATTGAAGTTCAAAAGTGAAAAGAAAACAACAGCATTTGTATTATTTAATATGTATAGTATAGACCATACAGAAAAAAATATTGTTATACAAGTAAATGATAGTTTTAGTTATATGTTAAATAATTTTATACAGCAATATAGCAAAATGGATTTAATTCAATTTTCACAACTAAACTCAACTTATTCAAAAAATTTATTTAGACTATTGAAGCAGTTCAGTAGTACTGGTTGGTATGAGATTTCAATAGAAAAATTTAGAGAAGAGCTTGGAGTTCCTACAACATATAGAATGACTCATGTTGATGTGAGAGTACTAAAACCTATTAAGCAAGACCTTGAAAAATATTTTCCTGATTTTCAAATAGAAAAAATAAAAGAAGGGAAAAGTATAAAAAAATTAAAATTCTCTTGGAAAGTAGAAAAAGAAAGAACTCGTAGTAAGAGCAAAAAAGAAGTAGTAATCTCTGAAGAATTAGATAATGCTATAAAAAAAGCTATGCAAAATAGATTTATAAAACCTTTTTTAAATGCTAAAAATCTACAAAAAATCTTGAATCATTTTCAAAAAGAAAAGGTAGTAATAGAAGGATTAAAATTTGCTTATAAAAATATAAATACAGAATTTAAAAATATAAATTATTTGATAAAAACAATAGAAAGTTCCAAAGCAGAACCTAAGTTAGTAGTATCTGAAGTAGAGGAAGTTAAAGAATTATCTTCTAAATCAGAAAGTAAAAGAAAAAAGACTAATATAGAACCTAAAAATAAATTTGAAGATTTAGATGAGTATACAAAACTTAAAGTTGAAGAAATAGCACTAAATGATTTAGAAAAAGATATTCCAGCTTTTAATATTGAAGTTATGTTAGAAATGAAAGAAAAACAAAAAGATTTATACTATTCAACATTAAAAAAGTATTTATCTAATGCTATTGAAAAGATAGAAAAAGGGGAGAAATAA
- a CDS encoding type IA DNA topoisomerase, whose product MKLIIAEKEQVANSISKYLETLGEVTTRKKGYIQSQNYYIVWTYGHLLKNKFPEEYDPRLKDWKYEDLPLKFEWELSIIEGKEYLFNIISDIIKKPEVQSIIHAGDPDSEGQLIIDELLNFINNKKPVERVLINDTTLNGIKIAFSKIEDNKNYINLGKSAYARSIGDYLTGINLTRLATLINLENEIDLIRFGSGTLTIGRVQTPTLNLVYTRDLEIENHIKKKIFELFSSLEIQRKSNPKEREEMLLQKELYQQNFHDKELGKKYCSQMMKLFNELQNNYTCKLKYHLPNEQKELDPQFIKTHLEDTINLLKSQNEFKVVVKKELSKEPAPLPFNLLKLQQYCSKKFDYTPDEVMEITQNLRDNYNCITYNRSDCQYLTSAQFSEAPETIKQILKNLDLYVPEISTQIVSKAFDDSKISAHTAIIPTNIELDLSLLSEKEKNVYKAISDYYLIQFMPKALKEKTTVSLSFFTENDFSSSSSKYIELGYRAYLRDKLEDEDEEKSDIHKLLAGTYSAKYIESNIIEKETTPPKRYTYETLLGDMNSISKYVADPKIREILKAKDKDIEGANGSIGTPATVSTILKNLFERKYIEKKDKTIRTTDIGREFLKTLPDELKKPDMTALWWTYQEEIKKGADPNVLIDNVYEAVKKIVDNKEIVPLPDKFKKSVEKESFGNCPICNSPIYKGKTKSGLINYYCSNYKNGCTFSLWEKMKYFDNTINITDGRAKSLLNNQHITIKLKTKSGKEYSGKLKLKINKVNDKNYINFEPIK is encoded by the coding sequence ATGAAGCTAATTATTGCAGAAAAGGAACAAGTTGCAAATAGTATTAGTAAATATTTAGAAACCTTAGGAGAAGTTACAACTAGAAAAAAAGGATATATTCAATCTCAAAACTACTATATTGTTTGGACATATGGACATTTATTAAAAAATAAATTTCCAGAAGAATATGATCCAAGATTGAAGGATTGGAAATATGAAGATTTACCACTTAAATTTGAGTGGGAATTATCTATTATTGAAGGTAAAGAATACTTATTTAATATTATTTCAGATATAATAAAAAAACCTGAAGTTCAATCTATTATTCATGCTGGAGATCCTGACTCTGAAGGACAATTAATAATTGATGAATTACTTAATTTTATAAATAATAAAAAGCCTGTTGAAAGAGTATTAATAAATGATACTACTTTAAATGGTATTAAAATAGCCTTTTCAAAAATTGAAGATAATAAAAATTATATTAATTTAGGAAAAAGTGCTTATGCTAGAAGTATAGGTGATTATTTAACAGGAATTAATTTAACTAGATTAGCAACATTAATTAATTTAGAAAATGAGATTGACTTAATTCGATTTGGTTCTGGAACTTTAACTATTGGAAGAGTTCAAACCCCAACTTTAAATTTAGTATATACTCGAGATCTGGAAATAGAAAACCATATTAAAAAGAAAATTTTTGAATTATTTTCTTCATTGGAAATTCAAAGAAAATCTAATCCAAAAGAAAGAGAAGAAATGTTACTTCAAAAAGAACTATATCAACAAAATTTCCACGATAAAGAATTAGGGAAAAAATATTGTTCTCAAATGATGAAACTGTTTAATGAACTTCAAAATAATTATACATGTAAGTTAAAATATCATTTACCCAATGAACAAAAAGAATTAGATCCACAATTTATTAAAACTCATTTAGAAGATACTATCAATTTATTAAAATCACAAAATGAGTTTAAAGTAGTAGTAAAAAAAGAATTGTCAAAAGAACCAGCTCCACTACCTTTTAACTTATTAAAATTACAACAGTATTGTTCTAAGAAATTTGATTATACTCCTGATGAAGTCATGGAAATTACCCAAAATTTAAGAGATAACTATAATTGTATCACATATAATAGATCTGATTGTCAATATTTAACATCAGCACAGTTTAGTGAAGCTCCTGAAACAATTAAACAAATTTTAAAAAATCTTGATTTATATGTTCCTGAAATAAGTACTCAAATTGTTTCAAAAGCTTTTGATGATTCTAAAATTTCTGCCCATACAGCTATTATCCCAACAAATATAGAACTAGATCTTTCTTTGTTGAGTGAGAAAGAAAAAAATGTTTATAAAGCAATATCAGATTATTATTTAATTCAATTTATGCCTAAAGCTCTAAAAGAAAAGACAACTGTAAGTCTATCTTTCTTTACAGAAAATGACTTTTCATCGTCTTCTTCAAAATATATAGAATTAGGGTATAGAGCATATTTAAGAGATAAATTAGAAGATGAGGACGAAGAAAAAAGTGATATTCATAAATTACTTGCTGGAACTTACAGTGCTAAATACATAGAAAGTAATATTATTGAAAAAGAAACTACCCCTCCTAAAAGATATACTTATGAAACACTTCTTGGAGATATGAATAGTATTTCTAAATATGTAGCAGATCCAAAAATTAGAGAAATATTAAAAGCTAAAGACAAAGATATTGAAGGAGCAAATGGATCAATAGGAACTCCAGCTACTGTATCAACAATCTTAAAAAATTTATTTGAAAGAAAATATATAGAAAAGAAAGATAAAACAATAAGAACTACTGATATAGGGAGAGAATTTCTAAAAACACTTCCTGATGAATTAAAGAAACCTGATATGACAGCATTATGGTGGACATATCAAGAAGAAATAAAAAAAGGAGCAGATCCTAATGTATTAATAGATAATGTTTATGAAGCAGTTAAAAAAATAGTAGACAATAAAGAAATAGTACCTCTTCCTGATAAATTTAAAAAGAGTGTAGAAAAAGAAAGTTTTGGAAATTGTCCTATTTGTAATAGTCCTATTTATAAAGGAAAAACTAAATCTGGACTAATCAATTATTATTGTAGTAATTATAAAAATGGTTGTACTTTCTCTTTATGGGAAAAAATGAAATATTTTGATAACACTATAAACATTACTGATGGTAGAGCTAAATCTCTACTAAATAATCAACATATTACAATCAAGCTAAAAACTAAGTCTGGTAAAGAATACTCTGGAAAATTAAAATTAAAAATCAATAAAGTTAATGATAAAAATTATATAAATTTTGAACCTATAAAATAA
- a CDS encoding DUF960 domain-containing protein, producing MMTTATYTSTKLEGYRHIFITKGVQTEIDVREVMMIVSAIRLREEEEKEKGLDYFQIFEFKDTKMVNRQEEPKNKREFELGHKTTEKKLWCVLGEDEKFGEYWTIMYPSEY from the coding sequence ATGATGACAACAGCAACTTACACATCAACTAAATTAGAAGGGTACAGACATATCTTTATCACTAAAGGGGTACAAACAGAAATTGACGTAAGAGAAGTAATGATGATAGTATCAGCGATCAGATTAAGAGAAGAAGAAGAAAAAGAAAAAGGACTAGATTATTTCCAAATCTTTGAGTTTAAAGATACAAAAATGGTAAATAGACAAGAAGAACCAAAAAATAAAAGAGAATTTGAATTAGGACATAAAACAACTGAAAAAAAATTATGGTGTGTTTTAGGAGAAGATGAAAAATTCGGAGAATACTGGACAATAATGTACCCAAGCGAATATTAA
- a CDS encoding recombinase family protein: MKYGYIRVSTRQQDETRQRTALISSGVPLENIFSDKSSGTTFVGREAWEKLLAKVVIGDIIVIKELDRLGRNNEEIKNNFELLDKKGVYLEFLEQPLLNTFGMSKLERELLQPIVLHLLGYFAEKENEKRNIRQSEGYANLPRDSKGRMISRKTGKPVGRPSALDNLTSEQRRAIELFTNSQISLEECIKLSNLKRATIFNIKKALFPSTPKKSKKKIMTEDMKKNIQLWLDKKISLEECIKRTGYSRSYLFNFKKSENK, encoded by the coding sequence ATGAAATATGGTTATATTCGTGTATCAACAAGACAACAAGATGAAACTAGACAAAGAACAGCTCTTATTTCATCTGGAGTACCTTTAGAAAATATCTTCAGTGATAAAAGTAGTGGTACTACTTTTGTAGGAAGAGAAGCTTGGGAAAAACTTCTTGCTAAAGTAGTAATAGGAGATATTATTGTAATAAAGGAACTTGATAGACTTGGAAGGAATAATGAAGAAATAAAAAATAATTTTGAATTATTAGATAAAAAAGGAGTTTATTTAGAGTTCTTAGAACAACCTTTACTCAATACATTTGGGATGAGTAAATTGGAAAGAGAACTTTTACAACCTATTGTATTACATCTTCTTGGTTATTTTGCTGAAAAAGAAAATGAAAAAAGGAATATTAGACAAAGTGAAGGATATGCTAATTTACCAAGAGATTCAAAAGGAAGAATGATTAGTCGTAAAACTGGTAAACCAGTTGGACGTCCTAGTGCCTTAGATAACTTAACATCAGAACAACGAAGAGCTATCGAATTATTTACAAATTCTCAAATATCTTTAGAAGAATGTATAAAACTTAGCAATCTAAAAAGAGCTACTATTTTTAATATAAAAAAAGCTCTTTTTCCAAGTACTCCTAAAAAAAGCAAAAAGAAAATTATGACTGAAGATATGAAAAAAAATATTCAACTATGGTTAGATAAAAAAATATCTTTAGAGGAATGTATAAAAAGAACTGGATATAGCCGTTCTTATCTATTCAACTTTAAAAAATCAGAAAATAAGTAA
- a CDS encoding ParA family protein, with amino-acid sequence MEKRVTINYKTDGRLNYARINLNKDLNNLLNLSEENNQVLLEYINNEIILKPVILGIAEQITKVEENIIYMKNISKLSYEKSKGLFKLLIPLGIAKKWELEKNNIVDMIIYEDKIVIRPYKEEKVELENKLLPIFAFKVVKGGVGKTFFSTQIATGLGATGIKVLFITLDSQNDALDMLLKSKSELNEKTEKMEKIYKTFDKDEYKINKNCKGLKYWIKYGTGELVKVRENVDYIPLESPFTATAKTKENFENFIKEVRKNHNYDCIIIDSPPTEKIDQIILNQATKLIIPAYADKFTVKGIVTAIEEAGVNKVASILFNRYDDTTVEKEYYEEVQKIVKDTGIYCPEPIKRMAIITKLLNDSKTIWESGDQRLIPVQEKLTELLRILIEEIEG; translated from the coding sequence ATGGAAAAAAGAGTAACAATTAATTATAAAACTGATGGAAGATTAAATTATGCTAGAATAAATCTGAATAAAGACTTAAATAATCTTTTAAATTTATCAGAAGAAAATAATCAAGTATTACTAGAATATATAAATAATGAAATAATTTTAAAACCAGTAATACTAGGAATAGCAGAACAAATAACTAAAGTTGAAGAAAATATAATATATATGAAAAATATTTCTAAATTAAGTTATGAAAAATCAAAAGGTTTATTCAAATTATTAATTCCATTAGGAATAGCAAAAAAATGGGAATTAGAAAAAAATAATATAGTAGATATGATAATATATGAAGATAAAATAGTTATTAGACCTTATAAGGAGGAAAAAGTGGAATTGGAAAATAAATTATTACCAATATTTGCATTTAAAGTTGTTAAAGGTGGAGTAGGAAAAACATTTTTTTCAACACAAATAGCAACTGGATTAGGAGCAACAGGAATTAAAGTATTATTTATAACATTAGACTCTCAAAATGACGCTTTAGATATGCTTTTAAAAAGTAAAAGCGAGTTAAATGAGAAAACAGAAAAAATGGAAAAAATATATAAAACTTTTGACAAAGATGAATATAAAATAAATAAAAATTGTAAAGGATTAAAATATTGGATAAAATATGGAACAGGGGAATTAGTTAAAGTAAGAGAAAATGTAGATTATATTCCATTAGAAAGTCCATTTACTGCAACAGCTAAAACAAAAGAAAATTTTGAAAATTTCATAAAAGAGGTAAGAAAAAATCATAATTATGATTGTATAATAATAGATAGTCCTCCAACAGAAAAAATAGACCAAATAATATTGAATCAAGCAACTAAACTTATTATTCCTGCTTATGCTGATAAATTTACTGTAAAAGGAATAGTTACTGCCATAGAAGAGGCAGGAGTCAATAAAGTTGCTTCAATACTTTTTAATAGATATGACGATACAACAGTAGAAAAAGAATATTATGAAGAAGTACAAAAAATAGTAAAAGATACAGGGATATATTGTCCAGAACCTATTAAAAGAATGGCTATTATTACTAAATTATTGAATGATAGTAAAACTATTTGGGAAAGTGGCGACCAAAGATTAATACCTGTTCAAGAAAAATTAACGGAATTATTAAGAATATTAATAGAAGAAATAGAGGGATAG